From one Mytilus edulis chromosome 1, xbMytEdul2.2, whole genome shotgun sequence genomic stretch:
- the LOC139491316 gene encoding serine/threonine-protein kinase Sgk1-like isoform X4: MPARMKKILRCLSSLLHKHVIPEVRSFLSLDNPRNASEPVDTDTFEDSEAMNGKDNNPVNLGPSEKTSVKPSDFEFLKVIGKGSFGKVLLARHKNESKMFAIKVLQKQAIMKRNEVKHIMSERNVLLKNIKHPFLVGLHYSFQTQDKLYFVLDYVNGGELFFHLQRERYFPEQRAKFYAAEMASAIGYLHSLNIIYRDLKPENILLDSKGHVTLTDFGLCKEGIEGMGTTSTFCGTPEYLAPEVLRKQPYDKTVDWWCLGAVLYEMMYGLPPFYSRDTAEMYDNILYKPLRLRTNVSSAARSILEGLLQKEKEQRLGAKKDFHEIKTHSFFSDINWDDLDKKKIHPPYNPNVSGQLDLKHFDPEFVREPVPASVGKSAGGGKMVSASVMEADNMFQGFSYVPPAEDAFS; the protein is encoded by the exons ATGCCGGCACGTATGAAAAAAATTCTCCGATGTCTGAGCAGTCTTTTACATAAACATGTGAT tCCAGAAGTACGCTCCTTCTTGTCACTAGATAATCCCCGAAATGCTTCGGAACCAGTAGATACAGACACCTTTGAGGACTCAGAAGCTatg AATGGCAAAGATAATAACCCAGTAAATCTTGGTCCAAGTGAAAAGACAAG TGTTAAACCAAGTGACTTTGAATTTCTGAAGGTTATCGGCAAGGGCAGCTTTGGCAAG GTGCTTTTAGCCAGACATAAGAATGAGAGTAAAATGTTTGCTATTAAAGTCCTTCAGAAGCAGGCAATAATGAAGAGAAATGAAGTCAAACATATCATGTCTGAGAGAAATGTCTTGCTAAAAAACATCAAACATCCGTTTCTGGTTGGACTTCATTACTCCTTCCAGACACAAGATAAACTCTACTTTGTCTTAGATTATGTTAATGGTGGAGAG ttgttttttcatttacaaaGAGAAAGATATTTTCCAGAACAACGTGCCAAATTTTATGCTGCAGAAATGGCTAGTGCTATTGGTTACCTTCATTCATTAAATATCATATATAG aGATCTGAAGCCAGAAAATATTTTACTTGATTCAAAA ggTCATGTGACTTTGACAGACTTTGGTTTATGTAAAGAGGGAATAGAAGGCATGGGAACAACTAGCACATTCTGTGGAACACCTGAG TATCTTGCCCCAGAAGTGTTAAGAAAACAGCCTTATGACAAAACTGTAGATTGGTGGTGTTTAGGAGCTGTATTATATGAAATGATGTATGGGTTACCTCCCTTTTACAGTCGTGATACAGCTGAAATGTATGACAATATTCTATATAAACCTCTTCGTCTTAGAACTAATGTTTCATCAGCTGCTAGATCAATACTAGAGGGG CTGttgcaaaaagaaaaagaacagaGACTTGGTGCCAAGAAAGACTTCCATGAAATCAAAACTCATTCTTTTTTCTCTGACATAAATTGGGATGATCTTGATAAGAAAAAGATTCACCCACCATATAATCCAAATGTG AGTGGACAGTTggatttgaagcattttgatcCTGAATTTGTCAGAGAACCTGTGCCTG CTTCTGTTGGTAAATCCGCAGGGGGAGGTAAAATGGTTAGTGCTAGTGTGATGGAAGCAGACAATATGTTTCAAGGATTTTCTTATGTACCTCCAGCAGAAGATGCATTTAGCTAG
- the LOC139491316 gene encoding serine/threonine-protein kinase Sgk1-like isoform X2 has product MSMDGLAGSITDHNKPTSAAISDYQTWETDKRFVVYKVVVNADNKSWFIFRRYNEFYQLHEKIKKLYPDANLRLPGKRLFGNLDPDFIQQRRDGLDEFIQKLVSHPKISQHPEVRSFLSLDNPRNASEPVDTDTFEDSEAMNGKDNNPVNLGPSEKTSVKPSDFEFLKVIGKGSFGKVLLARHKNESKMFAIKVLQKQAIMKRNEVKHIMSERNVLLKNIKHPFLVGLHYSFQTQDKLYFVLDYVNGGELFFHLQRERYFPEQRAKFYAAEMASAIGYLHSLNIIYRDLKPENILLDSKGHVTLTDFGLCKEGIEGMGTTSTFCGTPEYLAPEVLRKQPYDKTVDWWCLGAVLYEMMYGLPPFYSRDTAEMYDNILYKPLRLRTNVSSAARSILEGLLQKEKEQRLGAKKDFHEIKTHSFFSDINWDDLDKKKIHPPYNPNVSGQLDLKHFDPEFVREPVPASVGKSAGGGKMVSASVMEADNMFQGFSYVPPAEDAFS; this is encoded by the exons GTGTACAAAGTAGTGGTCAACGCTGACAATAAGTCGTGGTTCATCTTCAGAAGATATAATGAATTCTATCAACTTCATGAAAAG ATTAAGAAGTTGTATCCTGATGCCAATCTCAGACTGCCAGGAAAGAGACTATTTGGTAATCTAGATCCAGACTTCATACAGCAGAGAAGAGATGGCTTAGATGAATTTATACAGAAACTTGTATCTCACCCTAAAATCTCTCAACA tCCAGAAGTACGCTCCTTCTTGTCACTAGATAATCCCCGAAATGCTTCGGAACCAGTAGATACAGACACCTTTGAGGACTCAGAAGCTatg AATGGCAAAGATAATAACCCAGTAAATCTTGGTCCAAGTGAAAAGACAAG TGTTAAACCAAGTGACTTTGAATTTCTGAAGGTTATCGGCAAGGGCAGCTTTGGCAAG GTGCTTTTAGCCAGACATAAGAATGAGAGTAAAATGTTTGCTATTAAAGTCCTTCAGAAGCAGGCAATAATGAAGAGAAATGAAGTCAAACATATCATGTCTGAGAGAAATGTCTTGCTAAAAAACATCAAACATCCGTTTCTGGTTGGACTTCATTACTCCTTCCAGACACAAGATAAACTCTACTTTGTCTTAGATTATGTTAATGGTGGAGAG ttgttttttcatttacaaaGAGAAAGATATTTTCCAGAACAACGTGCCAAATTTTATGCTGCAGAAATGGCTAGTGCTATTGGTTACCTTCATTCATTAAATATCATATATAG aGATCTGAAGCCAGAAAATATTTTACTTGATTCAAAA ggTCATGTGACTTTGACAGACTTTGGTTTATGTAAAGAGGGAATAGAAGGCATGGGAACAACTAGCACATTCTGTGGAACACCTGAG TATCTTGCCCCAGAAGTGTTAAGAAAACAGCCTTATGACAAAACTGTAGATTGGTGGTGTTTAGGAGCTGTATTATATGAAATGATGTATGGGTTACCTCCCTTTTACAGTCGTGATACAGCTGAAATGTATGACAATATTCTATATAAACCTCTTCGTCTTAGAACTAATGTTTCATCAGCTGCTAGATCAATACTAGAGGGG CTGttgcaaaaagaaaaagaacagaGACTTGGTGCCAAGAAAGACTTCCATGAAATCAAAACTCATTCTTTTTTCTCTGACATAAATTGGGATGATCTTGATAAGAAAAAGATTCACCCACCATATAATCCAAATGTG AGTGGACAGTTggatttgaagcattttgatcCTGAATTTGTCAGAGAACCTGTGCCTG CTTCTGTTGGTAAATCCGCAGGGGGAGGTAAAATGGTTAGTGCTAGTGTGATGGAAGCAGACAATATGTTTCAAGGATTTTCTTATGTACCTCCAGCAGAAGATGCATTTAGCTAG
- the LOC139491316 gene encoding serine/threonine-protein kinase Sgk1-like isoform X3 yields the protein MVKFTLAKFFRKSDSTESETVSPEVRSFLSLDNPRNASEPVDTDTFEDSEAMNGKDNNPVNLGPSEKTSVKPSDFEFLKVIGKGSFGKVLLARHKNESKMFAIKVLQKQAIMKRNEVKHIMSERNVLLKNIKHPFLVGLHYSFQTQDKLYFVLDYVNGGELFFHLQRERYFPEQRAKFYAAEMASAIGYLHSLNIIYRDLKPENILLDSKGHVTLTDFGLCKEGIEGMGTTSTFCGTPEYLAPEVLRKQPYDKTVDWWCLGAVLYEMMYGLPPFYSRDTAEMYDNILYKPLRLRTNVSSAARSILEGLLQKEKEQRLGAKKDFHEIKTHSFFSDINWDDLDKKKIHPPYNPNVSGQLDLKHFDPEFVREPVPASVGKSAGGGKMVSASVMEADNMFQGFSYVPPAEDAFS from the exons ATGGTTAAATTTACTCTAGCAAAATTTTTCCGTAAAAGTGATTCAACTGAAAGCGAAACTGTAAG tCCAGAAGTACGCTCCTTCTTGTCACTAGATAATCCCCGAAATGCTTCGGAACCAGTAGATACAGACACCTTTGAGGACTCAGAAGCTatg AATGGCAAAGATAATAACCCAGTAAATCTTGGTCCAAGTGAAAAGACAAG TGTTAAACCAAGTGACTTTGAATTTCTGAAGGTTATCGGCAAGGGCAGCTTTGGCAAG GTGCTTTTAGCCAGACATAAGAATGAGAGTAAAATGTTTGCTATTAAAGTCCTTCAGAAGCAGGCAATAATGAAGAGAAATGAAGTCAAACATATCATGTCTGAGAGAAATGTCTTGCTAAAAAACATCAAACATCCGTTTCTGGTTGGACTTCATTACTCCTTCCAGACACAAGATAAACTCTACTTTGTCTTAGATTATGTTAATGGTGGAGAG ttgttttttcatttacaaaGAGAAAGATATTTTCCAGAACAACGTGCCAAATTTTATGCTGCAGAAATGGCTAGTGCTATTGGTTACCTTCATTCATTAAATATCATATATAG aGATCTGAAGCCAGAAAATATTTTACTTGATTCAAAA ggTCATGTGACTTTGACAGACTTTGGTTTATGTAAAGAGGGAATAGAAGGCATGGGAACAACTAGCACATTCTGTGGAACACCTGAG TATCTTGCCCCAGAAGTGTTAAGAAAACAGCCTTATGACAAAACTGTAGATTGGTGGTGTTTAGGAGCTGTATTATATGAAATGATGTATGGGTTACCTCCCTTTTACAGTCGTGATACAGCTGAAATGTATGACAATATTCTATATAAACCTCTTCGTCTTAGAACTAATGTTTCATCAGCTGCTAGATCAATACTAGAGGGG CTGttgcaaaaagaaaaagaacagaGACTTGGTGCCAAGAAAGACTTCCATGAAATCAAAACTCATTCTTTTTTCTCTGACATAAATTGGGATGATCTTGATAAGAAAAAGATTCACCCACCATATAATCCAAATGTG AGTGGACAGTTggatttgaagcattttgatcCTGAATTTGTCAGAGAACCTGTGCCTG CTTCTGTTGGTAAATCCGCAGGGGGAGGTAAAATGGTTAGTGCTAGTGTGATGGAAGCAGACAATATGTTTCAAGGATTTTCTTATGTACCTCCAGCAGAAGATGCATTTAGCTAG
- the LOC139491316 gene encoding serine/threonine-protein kinase Sgk1-like isoform X1: MEEPNISVSLELSVKCKSSVKKNIIQSNLMGIIKYVLPLQVYKVVVNADNKSWFIFRRYNEFYQLHEKIKKLYPDANLRLPGKRLFGNLDPDFIQQRRDGLDEFIQKLVSHPKISQHPEVRSFLSLDNPRNASEPVDTDTFEDSEAMNGKDNNPVNLGPSEKTSVKPSDFEFLKVIGKGSFGKVLLARHKNESKMFAIKVLQKQAIMKRNEVKHIMSERNVLLKNIKHPFLVGLHYSFQTQDKLYFVLDYVNGGELFFHLQRERYFPEQRAKFYAAEMASAIGYLHSLNIIYRDLKPENILLDSKGHVTLTDFGLCKEGIEGMGTTSTFCGTPEYLAPEVLRKQPYDKTVDWWCLGAVLYEMMYGLPPFYSRDTAEMYDNILYKPLRLRTNVSSAARSILEGLLQKEKEQRLGAKKDFHEIKTHSFFSDINWDDLDKKKIHPPYNPNVSGQLDLKHFDPEFVREPVPASVGKSAGGGKMVSASVMEADNMFQGFSYVPPAEDAFS, encoded by the exons ATGGAAGAACCTAACATATCAGTATCATTAGAGCTTAGTGTCAAATGTAAATCATCGGTCAAGAAGAATATCATCCAGTCCAATTTAATGGGAATCATTAAGTATGTTCTTCCTCTGCAGGTGTACAAAGTAGTGGTCAACGCTGACAATAAGTCGTGGTTCATCTTCAGAAGATATAATGAATTCTATCAACTTCATGAAAAG ATTAAGAAGTTGTATCCTGATGCCAATCTCAGACTGCCAGGAAAGAGACTATTTGGTAATCTAGATCCAGACTTCATACAGCAGAGAAGAGATGGCTTAGATGAATTTATACAGAAACTTGTATCTCACCCTAAAATCTCTCAACA tCCAGAAGTACGCTCCTTCTTGTCACTAGATAATCCCCGAAATGCTTCGGAACCAGTAGATACAGACACCTTTGAGGACTCAGAAGCTatg AATGGCAAAGATAATAACCCAGTAAATCTTGGTCCAAGTGAAAAGACAAG TGTTAAACCAAGTGACTTTGAATTTCTGAAGGTTATCGGCAAGGGCAGCTTTGGCAAG GTGCTTTTAGCCAGACATAAGAATGAGAGTAAAATGTTTGCTATTAAAGTCCTTCAGAAGCAGGCAATAATGAAGAGAAATGAAGTCAAACATATCATGTCTGAGAGAAATGTCTTGCTAAAAAACATCAAACATCCGTTTCTGGTTGGACTTCATTACTCCTTCCAGACACAAGATAAACTCTACTTTGTCTTAGATTATGTTAATGGTGGAGAG ttgttttttcatttacaaaGAGAAAGATATTTTCCAGAACAACGTGCCAAATTTTATGCTGCAGAAATGGCTAGTGCTATTGGTTACCTTCATTCATTAAATATCATATATAG aGATCTGAAGCCAGAAAATATTTTACTTGATTCAAAA ggTCATGTGACTTTGACAGACTTTGGTTTATGTAAAGAGGGAATAGAAGGCATGGGAACAACTAGCACATTCTGTGGAACACCTGAG TATCTTGCCCCAGAAGTGTTAAGAAAACAGCCTTATGACAAAACTGTAGATTGGTGGTGTTTAGGAGCTGTATTATATGAAATGATGTATGGGTTACCTCCCTTTTACAGTCGTGATACAGCTGAAATGTATGACAATATTCTATATAAACCTCTTCGTCTTAGAACTAATGTTTCATCAGCTGCTAGATCAATACTAGAGGGG CTGttgcaaaaagaaaaagaacagaGACTTGGTGCCAAGAAAGACTTCCATGAAATCAAAACTCATTCTTTTTTCTCTGACATAAATTGGGATGATCTTGATAAGAAAAAGATTCACCCACCATATAATCCAAATGTG AGTGGACAGTTggatttgaagcattttgatcCTGAATTTGTCAGAGAACCTGTGCCTG CTTCTGTTGGTAAATCCGCAGGGGGAGGTAAAATGGTTAGTGCTAGTGTGATGGAAGCAGACAATATGTTTCAAGGATTTTCTTATGTACCTCCAGCAGAAGATGCATTTAGCTAG